Proteins encoded by one window of Geobacter sp. DSM 9736:
- the gspI gene encoding type II secretion system minor pseudopilin GspI, producing MKGFTLLEVMIALAIMAGVVLTVITSFNYNLSVATRDREETVAMLLARAKLDDPRLREQETKNGTFAPEWPGYGWVLDVAPTQLPLLDKMTLTVSWDNARRNLSLVQYVAK from the coding sequence GTGAAGGGGTTCACCCTGCTCGAAGTGATGATAGCCCTCGCCATCATGGCGGGCGTGGTTCTCACGGTGATCACATCCTTCAACTACAATCTCTCCGTTGCCACCCGGGACCGGGAAGAGACGGTGGCCATGCTGCTTGCGCGCGCGAAACTCGACGATCCGCGCTTGCGCGAGCAGGAAACTAAAAATGGAACTTTCGCCCCAGAGTGGCCGGGGTACGGATGGGTATTGGATGTCGCACCGACCCAGCTCCCCCTCCTGGACAAAATGACCCTCACCGTTTCGTGGGACAACGCACGAAGAAATCTCTCCCTGGTGCAGTATGTGGCGAAGTGA
- a CDS encoding type II secretion system protein GspJ, producing MWRSDRGFTLLEVLLALGLLAILSTALYGTWFSVMRGKESATARMEADRELRATLDQLRRELSAAVYDKAKANPRLHFVVEDRDFFGKPASILNFTTIIPPKEGAEQVSDQAEVRYRPIERDGKITLARQVKDLYHEEDPLLYPQMEELEGFLVECSPDGSKWVRVWDTAQNSNLPKAIRVTITIKEGEGTVNFSTIASPRRFQ from the coding sequence ATGTGGCGAAGTGACCGCGGCTTCACCCTACTGGAAGTGCTCCTGGCTCTTGGGCTCCTGGCCATCCTCAGCACCGCCCTATACGGGACTTGGTTCTCCGTCATGCGCGGGAAGGAATCGGCCACTGCGAGGATGGAAGCCGACCGGGAGCTGCGGGCCACCCTCGATCAGCTGCGCCGGGAGCTTTCCGCAGCGGTATATGACAAAGCCAAAGCGAACCCTCGGCTCCATTTCGTGGTGGAGGATCGGGATTTCTTCGGGAAACCGGCGTCGATCCTGAATTTCACGACGATCATCCCGCCCAAGGAGGGGGCGGAGCAGGTCTCGGATCAGGCTGAAGTGCGATACCGGCCCATTGAACGGGATGGGAAAATTACGCTGGCACGGCAGGTGAAGGACCTGTACCACGAAGAGGACCCTCTCCTGTACCCGCAGATGGAGGAGCTTGAAGGCTTTCTGGTGGAATGCTCTCCTGACGGGAGTAAATGGGTTAGGGTGTGGGACACCGCCCAGAATTCGAATCTTCCGAAGGCGATACGGGTAACCATCACCATAAAAGAAGGGGAAGGCACCGTCAACTTCAGCACCATAGCTTCTCCCCGGCGATTCCAATGA
- the gspF gene encoding type II secretion system inner membrane protein GspF, producing the protein MPTFRYSAYKPGGAETAGTIDAENPRDARERLKKKGLYPREIIPAEEVAAKGLFAPLRRRVSLADLSLMTRRLATLLGSAVPVYEAVTTLQQQERAGELRNVLGRIRDRLAEGSNLAKAMGAEPRIFSESYINMVAAGEASGALEVVLERLAEFLEDQEQVRSKVVTSLAYPVLMMVVGTGVMLFLLAFVVPRIITVFQESKAALPLITVVLIKVSTLLQHWWWLLVLVGCVVAIAYDRGRRKESFRAAQDRLILRLPLVGPLWQRLILSRFAKVLGLLLQSGVPMIRAMEISGDVVVNRQYRSVLAQARAELTEGGSLSAALGRSSLFPPLLVHMIAVGERGGELETMLLKAGSAFEKEFDTAISRFMALLEPLLVLGMGLAVGVVVLAVLLPIFQLNQLIK; encoded by the coding sequence ATGCCGACCTTCCGCTATAGTGCCTATAAGCCGGGAGGAGCCGAAACGGCGGGTACCATCGACGCGGAGAACCCGCGGGATGCGCGGGAGCGCCTGAAAAAAAAGGGACTCTATCCCCGGGAGATCATACCGGCGGAGGAAGTAGCGGCAAAGGGGCTGTTCGCTCCGCTTCGCCGACGGGTCTCCCTGGCCGACCTCTCCCTCATGACCCGCCGCCTCGCGACACTCCTCGGCTCTGCGGTCCCGGTTTATGAAGCGGTCACCACGCTTCAGCAGCAGGAGCGGGCGGGGGAGCTCAGGAATGTCCTCGGACGCATCCGCGACCGGCTGGCTGAAGGCTCAAACCTTGCGAAAGCAATGGGTGCAGAGCCCCGTATTTTCAGCGAAAGCTACATCAACATGGTTGCCGCCGGCGAGGCGAGCGGCGCTCTCGAAGTTGTTCTCGAACGGCTGGCGGAGTTCCTTGAAGACCAGGAGCAGGTGCGGAGTAAGGTGGTAACCTCCCTTGCCTACCCGGTGCTCATGATGGTCGTCGGAACCGGCGTGATGCTCTTCCTCCTCGCCTTCGTTGTGCCGCGCATCATCACCGTTTTCCAGGAGAGCAAGGCAGCGCTTCCTCTCATCACGGTGGTGCTCATCAAGGTAAGCACGCTACTCCAGCACTGGTGGTGGCTCCTGGTTCTCGTCGGCTGCGTCGTAGCGATAGCTTACGACCGTGGACGCCGCAAGGAATCTTTCCGTGCTGCCCAGGACCGCCTGATTCTCCGGCTTCCCCTCGTCGGGCCACTCTGGCAGCGGCTTATCCTGTCGCGGTTCGCCAAAGTGCTCGGCCTTTTGCTCCAGAGCGGTGTGCCCATGATCAGGGCTATGGAGATCAGCGGCGATGTTGTGGTTAACCGTCAGTACAGGTCGGTCCTCGCCCAGGCGCGCGCAGAACTTACCGAAGGGGGGAGTCTCTCCGCAGCCCTCGGCAGAAGCAGCCTTTTCCCGCCGCTCCTCGTTCACATGATCGCTGTGGGAGAGAGGGGTGGGGAACTAGAAACCATGCTCCTTAAGGCCGGCTCTGCCTTCGAGAAAGAGTTCGATACCGCAATCAGCAGATTCATGGCGCTCCTGGAGCCGCTCCTCGTCCTCGGCATGGGACTGGCCGTCGGAGTCGTCGTCCTCGCGGTATTGCTCCCCATCTTCCAGTTGAACCAGCTCATCAAGTAG
- the gspE gene encoding type II secretion system ATPase GspE, with the protein MTETTPEIAARFGLPFQEEIEDRQVDSALLSRLPLAFARNNLILPLAEEEGRLVVALGDPANLLALDEVKGVFEMPVAPVLVPRQEVLDAINRLYARISGSAQEVVEELQGEDLSTIATELTHPRDLLDLTDEAPVIRLLNSILFQAVKERASDIHIEPFERELEVRFRIDGILYKMLAPPKVVQEALISRVKIMSGLNIAEKRLPQDGRFRVIVAGRDVDIRVSIIPTFFGERVVLRLLDKQKGVISLSDIGLSERDVTVMDRLLARSNGIILVTGPTGSGKTTTLYAALTKLNSPDKNIITIEDPIEYQLKGVGQIQVNAKIDLTFASGLRSILRQDPDIIMVGEIRDVETAEIAMQASLTGHLVLSTLHTNDSATAVTRLIDMGIEPFMVASTLSAVLAQRLVRVICPHCKEEYRPEREYAGIELPPLLYRGRGCDRCFGLGSVGRIGIYELLLVDAEVCSMVIKHAPAGTIKEYAISRGMRTLREDGLAKAAAGITTIEEVLRVTQEDYADLPL; encoded by the coding sequence ATGACAGAAACCACTCCTGAAATAGCAGCACGGTTCGGCCTCCCCTTCCAGGAGGAGATCGAGGACAGGCAGGTCGACTCCGCACTCCTGAGCCGGCTCCCCCTCGCCTTTGCCCGCAACAACCTCATCCTGCCCCTCGCGGAGGAGGAGGGCCGGCTGGTAGTGGCGCTTGGTGACCCGGCTAACCTCCTGGCCCTCGACGAGGTGAAGGGGGTGTTCGAGATGCCGGTGGCGCCGGTCCTCGTGCCGCGGCAGGAGGTCCTCGACGCCATCAACCGGCTCTATGCCCGCATTTCAGGCTCGGCCCAGGAAGTGGTGGAGGAGCTGCAGGGAGAAGATCTCTCCACCATTGCCACGGAGCTCACCCACCCTCGGGACCTCCTCGACCTGACCGACGAGGCCCCCGTCATACGCCTCCTAAACTCGATCCTCTTCCAGGCAGTGAAGGAGCGGGCCAGCGATATTCACATCGAGCCTTTCGAGCGGGAGCTGGAGGTGCGTTTCCGCATCGACGGCATCCTCTACAAGATGCTCGCCCCGCCGAAGGTGGTACAGGAAGCGCTCATTTCACGCGTAAAGATCATGTCCGGGCTCAACATAGCGGAAAAGCGCCTCCCCCAGGATGGCAGGTTCCGGGTGATAGTGGCGGGACGGGACGTGGACATCCGCGTTTCCATCATCCCGACTTTCTTCGGTGAGAGGGTGGTGCTCCGTCTGCTTGACAAGCAGAAAGGGGTCATTTCCCTTTCGGACATCGGCCTTTCCGAGCGTGACGTAACGGTTATGGACCGCCTCCTGGCCCGCAGCAACGGGATCATTCTCGTCACAGGCCCCACCGGCAGCGGAAAGACGACCACCCTCTACGCTGCGCTCACCAAGCTCAACTCCCCCGACAAGAACATAATCACCATCGAGGACCCGATAGAGTACCAGCTGAAGGGGGTCGGGCAGATCCAGGTGAATGCGAAGATAGATCTCACCTTCGCCAGCGGGCTCCGGTCGATTCTGCGGCAGGACCCGGATATCATAATGGTCGGTGAGATTCGCGACGTTGAAACCGCCGAAATAGCCATGCAGGCGAGCCTCACAGGTCATCTCGTCCTCTCCACCCTCCACACAAACGACTCCGCTACCGCCGTGACCCGTCTGATCGACATGGGGATCGAGCCCTTCATGGTTGCCTCCACGCTTTCGGCAGTCCTCGCACAGCGCCTCGTGCGGGTGATCTGCCCCCACTGCAAGGAGGAGTACCGCCCCGAACGCGAATACGCGGGGATCGAGCTTCCTCCCCTCCTCTACCGGGGCCGCGGCTGCGACCGCTGCTTCGGACTCGGGAGTGTCGGGCGGATCGGCATCTATGAGCTCCTGCTGGTGGACGCGGAGGTCTGTTCAATGGTAATCAAGCACGCTCCTGCCGGCACGATCAAGGAGTACGCCATTTCCCGGGGAATGCGGACGCTGCGTGAAGACGGCCTTGCCAAAGCCGCCGCCGGCATCACAACCATCGAGGAAGTTCTGCGGGTAACCCAGGAAGACTATGCCGACCTTCCGCTATAG
- the gspG gene encoding type II secretion system major pseudopilin GspG gives MRIRNNEKGFTLIEIMVVIVILAALAALVGPRIMGRSDDAKIADAKVQIRNLETGLKLYKLDNGVYPATEQGLAALISKPTTGIIPKNYKPEGYLESKNAPKDPWGNDYIYLSPGEHGDYDLYSLGADGVKGGEGKNADIESWNLR, from the coding sequence ATGCGCATACGCAACAACGAGAAAGGCTTCACTCTCATCGAAATCATGGTGGTTATCGTCATTCTTGCCGCCCTTGCCGCCCTTGTAGGTCCGCGGATCATGGGGCGTTCCGATGACGCCAAGATTGCCGACGCCAAAGTTCAGATCAGGAACCTGGAAACCGGCCTCAAGCTCTACAAGCTCGACAACGGCGTCTATCCGGCTACAGAGCAGGGTCTGGCCGCTCTGATCTCCAAGCCGACAACCGGGATTATCCCGAAGAACTACAAGCCCGAAGGCTACCTCGAAAGCAAGAATGCTCCCAAAGACCCGTGGGGCAACGACTACATCTACCTTTCGCCCGGTGAGCATGGCGATTACGACCTCTACTCTCTCGGAGCCGATGGGGTGAAGGGAGGCGAAGGGAAGAACGCCGACATCGAGAGCTGGAACCTGAGGTAA
- a CDS encoding prepilin-type N-terminal cleavage/methylation domain-containing protein, with the protein MPARLAAIIACGGEPARFGKHPVRSKAAGSSHPQKAPRRRSTLWGINTATPHTAAFEDGSETALFQRPPNGFTLIEMVVVIVIISMAMMLVLPRLPSTAAGELRSSARSLAATFRYLGDQAVATKTHYRMRLGIDDGSITVTRFENRKETAVTDNFLAKRSLAEDISIEDVQIPRLGTIIDGEAVIDFGSRGLAEFVTVHLKGEKGAQMTIMAFPDSGKVKVAEGYQEVRP; encoded by the coding sequence ATGCCGGCGCGATTGGCGGCAATCATAGCATGCGGAGGAGAGCCTGCTCGGTTCGGGAAACACCCAGTTCGCTCAAAAGCAGCCGGATCGTCGCACCCGCAGAAAGCCCCACGGAGGCGTAGTACCCTCTGGGGCATAAACACTGCTACGCCGCACACGGCGGCTTTCGAGGACGGCAGCGAGACGGCTCTTTTTCAGCGACCTCCCAACGGCTTCACGCTCATTGAGATGGTGGTGGTCATCGTCATCATATCAATGGCGATGATGCTCGTGCTGCCGCGCCTTCCTTCCACCGCCGCTGGAGAGCTTCGCAGCTCCGCGCGCTCCCTTGCCGCCACCTTCCGTTACCTGGGGGACCAGGCTGTGGCGACGAAGACTCACTACCGGATGCGTCTGGGGATAGACGACGGCAGCATCACCGTCACAAGGTTTGAAAATCGGAAGGAGACTGCCGTAACAGACAATTTCCTGGCGAAGCGCAGCCTTGCAGAAGACATTTCCATCGAGGACGTTCAGATCCCGCGTCTGGGAACCATCATTGACGGCGAAGCGGTCATCGATTTCGGAAGCCGCGGTCTGGCCGAGTTCGTTACCGTACATCTGAAGGGGGAGAAGGGCGCACAGATGACCATCATGGCGTTCCCCGATTCCGGAAAGGTGAAGGTCGCGGAGGGGTACCAGGAGGTTAGGCCGTGA